The genomic window ATCTGGCCAACGGACCGGGAGATCACCGGGCGGCTTTTTGGCCCGGTGCATCTTCCTGGTTGAGCTTTCCGTGTTTCTTTTTTGTCCTGCCGCTTGAATACTGATGAAGGACGCTTGCAATGGCGTCATTAATTTCTTTATTTGAATCGTTTAGTGGCAAATGTTTCCGGTAAGATGCAACGCACTCCATGAAACCTTTGTCGAATTGACCAAAGCCCATCACATCAAATATTGATCTGCCTCGATTTTTAAGTGTCCAATGATAGATAATGTTTGCATCCAACTGTGTGTCTAACATTTTGATAGCAATTGTATTGTCGCCACTTCGGATGGACTCCAATACGGACACGTTGTAGCAGGCATTTACTGGGGCATTACTGCCGTCAACATATCCTTGAAGGTAACCAAAGACGCTACAGGCATAGCAAATTGCCAATCCTGCAACTACGAACGCAATAATTTTCAGAACCTTTCGGAATGACATGTTGCTTCTCATTGTTTATTCTGCTCAACGGCGGAAGTTGACCGGCCGGTTTTGGACCGGTCCAACTCCTTGGTTGGAATCAGTCCTTCCGTACCTGCCACACTAGCAAGTTACATTAGTTCCCTACGTCCCCGATGGTCCTTATTCTTTGTCATCGCAGACCCAAAACTCAAAAACAACCTCAATGCCTAAATCGCCTAGAACTTTCATCTGTTGTGGGTCCATCGTTGGCCCACCATGACCAGACGCGGATCGCCATGGACAGAAAATTGTTATCTCGGCTCCTTTGCTTGCTAACTCCCTTAATTGACTGTGGCAGTTGTTCATCTTGCTCAGGAGCCAATCGAGGTGTCTTCGCAAGTCCTTGGATTCAACATTGTCCTCGCTGTGGAGAAACCATCCATTCTCTTTATTTATGTATTCGGCCCTATTCGGGTACTTTCTCTCTCCCTTTATCTGTATGGACGACGGCTCCACTCCGAGAAGTTCCGTTATTTCTCTCGGATCGATTTCGTCGGAGAAAATCCTCAGGACCGCAGATGTTTCTTCGCAGGTAGGATAGTCGTCATCGAAGTTCATGTTCTTCCCTCGCCAACGGCTCGCGCCCTTGACCCGCCCGGGGCGCCTCTCAGCCACGGTCGGCGTCTAAGGGCCTGGTTAGGCTGAGTCTTTCAGATAGTATTTGTAGTAGTATCTCAGTTCTTTTCCCGCAACGAACAATAGACTCCCCGCAACTACTGATACTGCCTCCGACAGAAATCCACCCGCGATAATGCCTTTGATCGTATATTTGCTGCCTATTAAGTGCCAAAACATCATCGAGTAAGTGGCCATCATTATCAGCCAGACAATAACAGCGACTGCGGCAAGATATTTTATTTTCACTTCCTTCGCCTCGTAACAAAGCAATAGGTATCCGAATGTTGAGGAATGGTGGCTCACTATCTGGATAATCGTTTCAGGAATGTACTTCTCAAAGGGCATCACTGCAAACGACGGAATGATCGCTAGTACGATCACGGTTAAGACATCTTTCCAGGTTTTTGGTTCTATTCTGATTTTCATCTTAGTTTTTTCTTTGCCTAACAGTCAAGGCCTAAGCTTGCTACAACTGTTGCTGATGGCACAGGTTTGCCTCTGTAGTCTTTGACTTGCCCAGTCACATAAAAAGTGAGCTTGTCATTTACATACATAGATACAGCTACCGTCGCCAGGGCCATTCCTACGACCGCGACCAGAATGATGGATTTAATAAATTTCATCCCTCTATCCAACGGGGTCGGCCATGACCCGCCCGCCCAGTTTTTTCGGGCGGTCGGCGTCTATGGACGTGGTTAGCTGATCTTCCTAATCTCCTCGGCTTCCATCTTCAAATAGAAGCCGCAAGCTTCTGCTGCTTCATGAAACTCCCTGGTCTCGCCATTTGGATAAAAGCCGACGACCCATTGTTTGCTTTTTGTGAAGCTATCTCCCGGTTCTTTTATGTACCAACCAGAGCTTGTGCGTTTATTGTCTGACTCCGCCAGCCATGTCTCTATGAGTTCTGAATGATTGCGAAAATATTCTGAAAATTCATTTTCTGTGATTTGGTCGTGAATTGCCGGGTATCCAGACTTTCTTATAAGGCCGACCATCGAAATGTTGCCTCGATTCTCGAACTCCAGTGCCATCCTGCAAACTAATTCGATTGTTTCATCATGGTTCATTTCATCTCCAGCTAACGGGTTGCGGCTGACCGGTCCGAACCGGTCCAGCCGTGTGGTTGGGAATCGTCAGTGCCAGTGCCAATGTCGCGCCACAAACCCTATTTGCTGACTTATTTCCGCTTTCTTCCCGGTACGAACCAGCCAAAAAGCATTGCTTCAATAACCATTCTGAACTTCTGGCCAATGGCGTAATGTCCGGGTTTTCCATCGTCTTGAAGGTCCGATTCAACCAAGCTCGAAATGATCTCCTTAGCGCGTTCGGCATCTTCTGGAGCAACCATTATCGTCTTCTTGTTCAGTAGATCAATTTGGGGTCCTACCCGCATAGAACCAAAGTTATCATTCAACACGAAATACTGAATTCCTTCGGAATCGAGGAGGCCGCGGATCATTGCGAGCTGAAGCTCATCTTTGGGGGAGTAAATTTTTATCATTCTTTTCCTGTCCAACTTGTTATTGACCGGTTAGAAAAGTTACCTATATAGGATAGCGGCTACCTATATAAGGTACTTGTTACCTATATAGGTAACAAATACTGGTTCCCTATATAAGCAACTTTAGTATTAGAAACGGCCTCGATGTCTTCACATTGGTATGGCAGCTACTCATCCTGAATCCTCGCCTCCAATTCTGTCCCCTGGACTGAACTGATAGGAACACGCCATACCTTCTCGACCGGGTCCCATTTGGCACCTATGGCTTTCAGTTTGGCACGGAGAGCCTTTTCCGCGTATGCCACACGCAAAGCAACTATGTTCCCATCCCCATGCTCGGGGGCTAAGGGCCAGGCCTTTTCTTCCACGATGATCTCGATGGTCTTCAGCCTGACTCGTCTGACCTTGTCGTATCGATAGCGAACACACACCAGCGACTGACCGTATTCAGCGACCAGCCGTTTTGTGCCCTTCTGTCCCGGCTTCAGATGGGTCTGCGTCTTCATGTTCTTGAGCATGAACGCCTCCGCTGGGGCTGCTCAAAATATTGCTGCAACTTAACACGCATGGTTAGCCCCGATCAATGTAAAATTTCTCGTTGAAATATTAGCATCTTGCAATAATCTGTGAAGGGCCGAGAGCCAGGGGGAAACCATGATACGTTTGTCAGAGAAGCTTGTTCAACGGTATGTCGAGACTCTCGAATGCCGAGGTGTCCCGGTTGAGGAGCACACCTATTACATCATGTGGCTCCGATTTTATCTCGATTTTTGCTCGAAGTATTCCATCAACGGGGCAGAGGCAGAGAGGGGCCGCCTCTTTCTGGCGAAGCTCGGCGAAAAAAAGCAGCCAGACAAATACCGACGCCAGGCGGCCTATGCCGTTTCTCTCTACCACGACATGCAGCGACCGATCCATTCAACTGCGGATCTGCCGGGCTCCCCGCTGCGACCTCCTGAACAGCAGCCTTCCATCCTACCGTCTTTCGCAAGGGCCTCTCAGTACCGTGAAGCAGGGTATGAGGTAACGTCATGTTCCCCTGAGTGGGACGAAGTACTGGCACGGCTCGCCGGTGAGATCAAGGTGCGCCATTATTCACGGAAAACCCTGAAGACATACGCGAAGTGGTCGCGCCAATTCCAGCGTTTTCTCAAGAACAAGCCACCGGAAGAGCTGTCAACGGAGGACGTTAAGGAATATCTCACCCACCTCGCCGTGAAGTGCCATGTCGCTGCATCAACCCAGAACCAGGCCTTCAACTCACTGTTGTTTCTCTACCGTCACGCCTTGAAGCGTGAGTTCGGCGAGTTGCGCGGGGTGCCTCGGGCGAAAAAATCCCTTTACGTACCGATGGTACTCTCCAGGGCCGAAATCGATGCCATCCTGGATAAGCTCCCCTCCCCTTACCGGCTCGTGGTGGGGCTATTGTTCGGCTGTGGCCTGCGGCTTTTCGAGGGGTTGCAGCTCAGGGTCGGAGACTTCAACTTCGACGTAGGCCTTCTCACCGTGCACGGAAAGGGAAATAAGGACCGGACCGTGCCTCTGCCACAAGCCCTGCTCCCAGCGCTAAGGGCACAGATCGAGTTGGTGGCGAGGCAGCACGAGTTGGACCTATCCGAAGGATACCATGGCGTGTTTCTGGACGATGCGCTGGAAAGGAAGTTCCCGAAGGCAGCCAAGGAGTTCCTTCATCAGTGGTTCTTCCCGCAATCGTCGCTAACGGTGGTAGCAGGGACCGGAGAGCGGCGACGCTACCACCTCCACGAGACACAGCTACAGGAGGCCTTGCGACTTGCCGTGCGCAGCGCGAAGATCCCGAAACGGGTCACCGCCCACACCTTCCGCCATTCCTTCGCCACCCATCTACTGCAGGCAAACTACGACATACGCGTGATACA from Geomonas ferrireducens includes these protein-coding regions:
- a CDS encoding DUF4279 domain-containing protein, with the translated sequence MNFDDDYPTCEETSAVLRIFSDEIDPREITELLGVEPSSIQIKGERKYPNRAEYINKENGWFLHSEDNVESKDLRRHLDWLLSKMNNCHSQLRELASKGAEITIFCPWRSASGHGGPTMDPQQMKVLGDLGIEVVFEFWVCDDKE
- a CDS encoding putative signal transducing protein, which produces MIKIYSPKDELQLAMIRGLLDSEGIQYFVLNDNFGSMRVGPQIDLLNKKTIMVAPEDAERAKEIISSLVESDLQDDGKPGHYAIGQKFRMVIEAMLFGWFVPGRKRK
- a CDS encoding integron integrase, giving the protein MIRLSEKLVQRYVETLECRGVPVEEHTYYIMWLRFYLDFCSKYSINGAEAERGRLFLAKLGEKKQPDKYRRQAAYAVSLYHDMQRPIHSTADLPGSPLRPPEQQPSILPSFARASQYREAGYEVTSCSPEWDEVLARLAGEIKVRHYSRKTLKTYAKWSRQFQRFLKNKPPEELSTEDVKEYLTHLAVKCHVAASTQNQAFNSLLFLYRHALKREFGELRGVPRAKKSLYVPMVLSRAEIDAILDKLPSPYRLVVGLLFGCGLRLFEGLQLRVGDFNFDVGLLTVHGKGNKDRTVPLPQALLPALRAQIELVARQHELDLSEGYHGVFLDDALERKFPKAAKEFLHQWFFPQSSLTVVAGTGERRRYHLHETQLQEALRLAVRSAKIPKRVTAHTFRHSFATHLLQANYDIRVIQKLLGHASLKTTMIYTHCVPVRTVKEPRSPLDL